The Streptomyces sp. NBC_01255 genome window below encodes:
- the ureA gene encoding urease subunit gamma translates to MPLTPTERDRLLLFTAAELARTRLGRGLRLNVPEATALIADTVCEAARDGLRLAEAVTRGRGVLGPDDVLPGVTDIVTEIQVEAVFDDGTRLAVISDPFGDVEHDDSAPGAVLPHADALPEPEPVITLTVRNTATVPVSVTSHFHFFEANPRLDFDRAAAYGMRLAAPAGSSTRFDPGAVAEVGLVPMGGGRIAIGFAGLVDGPLDAPGAKEEALRRAAACGYLGVEGAGR, encoded by the coding sequence ATGCCTCTGACCCCCACGGAGCGGGACCGGCTGCTGCTCTTCACGGCCGCCGAGCTCGCGCGGACGCGGCTGGGGCGCGGGCTGCGTCTCAACGTGCCGGAGGCGACGGCGCTGATCGCCGACACGGTGTGCGAGGCCGCGCGTGACGGCCTCCGGCTCGCGGAGGCCGTCACGCGCGGCCGCGGTGTGCTCGGCCCGGACGACGTGCTCCCCGGAGTCACCGACATCGTCACGGAGATCCAGGTCGAGGCGGTGTTCGACGACGGTACGCGGCTGGCCGTCATCAGCGACCCGTTCGGGGACGTGGAGCACGACGACAGTGCGCCCGGCGCGGTGCTGCCGCACGCGGACGCCCTGCCGGAACCGGAACCGGTGATCACCCTGACCGTCCGCAACACGGCCACGGTCCCGGTGAGCGTGACCTCGCACTTCCACTTCTTCGAGGCGAATCCCCGGCTGGACTTCGACCGGGCCGCCGCCTACGGCATGCGGCTCGCGGCCCCGGCCGGGTCGTCCACGCGTTTCGATCCCGGTGCCGTCGCCGAGGTCGGACTCGTCCCGATGGGCGGAGGGCGGATCGCGATCGGCTTCGCGGGACTCGTCGACGGGCCGCTGGACGCGCCCGGAGCGAAGGAAGAGGCCTTGCGGCGCGCCGCCGCCTGCGGCTACCTCGGAGTGGAAGGGGCGGGGCGATGA
- a CDS encoding ABC transporter permease, with amino-acid sequence MSFLRFAARRVAEMAATLLTASFVVFGAMYLAPGSPASFLLSGRSASPEALAAINAQYHLDDPFLVRYLRWLGDIVQGDFGRSITYRTDVSRLLADRLPTTLLLVVMALVVVAVVGLILGWIAAVRGGATDSAVLVGTTFAVGTPSFVAAVLLQGLFAVKLGWFPSSGTGDGFLDSVRHLTLPAIALALYLIGMLARVTRAAMLDALDSEHVTVARSRGVPEGQVIRRHVFRNSLGTVLTTGGLIVSTLLVCTILVETAFSIGGVGQLLELSTTTKDFPTVQAISLIIVALFMAVNLIVDLVLPLVDPRITLGTRSSSA; translated from the coding sequence GTGAGCTTCCTGAGATTCGCCGCACGACGGGTGGCGGAAATGGCCGCCACCCTGCTCACCGCGTCGTTCGTGGTCTTCGGCGCCATGTACCTGGCGCCGGGCAGCCCGGCAAGCTTCCTGCTCTCCGGACGCTCGGCCTCGCCGGAGGCCCTCGCCGCGATCAACGCCCAGTACCACCTGGACGATCCGTTCCTCGTCCGCTACCTCCGCTGGCTCGGCGACATCGTGCAAGGGGACTTCGGGCGCTCCATCACGTACCGCACCGACGTCTCCCGGCTCCTGGCCGACCGCCTCCCTACCACCCTGCTGCTCGTCGTGATGGCGCTGGTCGTGGTCGCGGTGGTCGGCCTGATCCTGGGATGGATCGCCGCCGTCCGCGGCGGAGCCACCGACTCCGCCGTCCTGGTCGGGACCACGTTCGCCGTCGGCACCCCGTCCTTCGTCGCCGCCGTGCTCCTCCAGGGGCTGTTCGCCGTGAAACTGGGGTGGTTCCCCAGCAGCGGCACGGGCGACGGCTTCCTGGACAGCGTCCGGCACCTGACCCTGCCCGCGATCGCCCTCGCGCTCTACCTGATCGGCATGCTCGCCCGCGTCACCCGCGCCGCCATGCTCGACGCGCTCGACAGCGAGCACGTCACGGTCGCCCGCAGCCGGGGCGTCCCCGAAGGCCAGGTCATCCGCCGCCATGTGTTCCGCAACTCGCTCGGCACCGTCCTCACCACCGGCGGACTGATCGTCTCCACGCTGCTCGTCTGCACGATCCTCGTCGAGACCGCCTTCAGCATCGGCGGCGTCGGTCAGCTCCTGGAACTGTCCACCACGACCAAGGACTTCCCGACCGTCCAGGCCATCTCCCTCATCATCGTGGCCCTGTTCATGGCGGTGAACCTGATCGTCGACCTCGTGCTGCCCCTGGTCGACCCCCGGATCACCCTCGGAACGAGGAGTTCCTCCGCATGA
- a CDS encoding urease subunit alpha, with product MSKPSRHSDHCAPGASRHIDPREYAAVHGPRAGDRVRLGDSGLVVRVESDSQAHGDEFLAGFGKTARDGMHLKAAAVRDTCDVVITNVLVIDAVLGIRKVSIGIREGRIHAIGRAGNPDTLDGVDVVVGTGTTMIPGEGLIATAGAIDTHVHLLSPRIMEASLASGVTTIIGQEIGPSWGVGVNSPWALKLGFDAFDAWPVNIGFLARGSASHEAPLVEALAEGGACGFKVHEDMGAHTRALDTALRVAEEHDVQVALHSDGLNECLSVEDTLRVLDGRTIHAFHIEGCGGGHVPNVLKMAGVPNVIGSSTNPTLPFGRDAIAEHYGMIVSVHALKTDLPGDAAMARDRIRAGTMGAEDVLHDLGAIGITSSDAQGMGRAGETVRRTFAMAGKMKAELGPMEGDGEGDDNARVLRYIAKLTVNPAIAHGLAHEVGSLEIGKLADIVLWRPPFFGAKPQMVLKAGFPAYGVTGDPNAATDTCEPLVLGPLFGAHGAAPAELSVAFVSRAAAESGSFGSPYDTLGTRRRRVAVRGTRGIGPADLVHNARLGQVDVDPRSGLVTLDGTPMRSEPAQDVSLSRLYFL from the coding sequence ATGAGCAAGCCCAGCAGACACAGTGACCACTGCGCGCCGGGCGCGAGCCGGCACATCGACCCGCGCGAGTACGCCGCCGTGCACGGCCCCCGCGCGGGGGACCGGGTCCGGCTCGGGGACTCCGGGCTCGTCGTGCGGGTGGAGTCGGACTCGCAGGCCCACGGCGACGAGTTCCTGGCCGGCTTCGGCAAGACGGCCCGGGACGGCATGCACCTGAAGGCCGCCGCCGTACGCGACACATGTGACGTCGTGATCACCAACGTCCTGGTGATCGACGCCGTGCTCGGCATCCGGAAGGTGTCCATCGGCATCCGCGAGGGCCGGATCCACGCCATCGGACGGGCCGGCAACCCCGACACCCTCGACGGCGTCGACGTCGTCGTCGGCACCGGAACCACCATGATCCCGGGCGAGGGCCTCATCGCCACCGCCGGCGCGATCGACACCCATGTCCACCTGCTCTCCCCGCGGATCATGGAGGCGTCGCTGGCCTCCGGCGTCACCACGATCATCGGGCAGGAGATCGGGCCGAGCTGGGGCGTCGGCGTCAACTCCCCGTGGGCGCTGAAGCTCGGGTTCGACGCCTTCGACGCGTGGCCCGTGAACATCGGCTTCCTGGCCCGGGGCTCCGCCTCCCACGAGGCACCCCTGGTCGAGGCGCTCGCCGAGGGCGGTGCCTGCGGATTCAAGGTGCACGAGGACATGGGCGCCCACACCCGGGCCCTCGACACGGCGCTCAGGGTCGCCGAGGAGCACGACGTCCAGGTCGCCCTGCACAGCGACGGCCTGAACGAGTGCCTGTCGGTCGAGGACACCCTCCGCGTCCTGGACGGCCGGACGATCCACGCCTTCCACATCGAGGGCTGCGGCGGGGGACACGTACCGAACGTGCTGAAGATGGCGGGCGTGCCGAACGTCATCGGCTCGTCCACCAACCCCACCCTGCCCTTCGGGCGGGACGCCATCGCCGAGCACTACGGGATGATCGTCTCTGTCCACGCGCTCAAGACGGACCTGCCGGGCGACGCCGCCATGGCGCGCGACCGGATCCGGGCCGGGACGATGGGCGCGGAGGACGTCCTGCACGACCTCGGCGCGATCGGGATCACCTCGTCCGACGCGCAGGGCATGGGCAGGGCGGGGGAGACCGTACGCCGGACCTTCGCCATGGCCGGGAAGATGAAGGCCGAACTCGGGCCCATGGAAGGCGACGGCGAGGGCGACGACAACGCCCGTGTCCTGCGGTACATCGCCAAGCTCACGGTCAACCCCGCCATAGCCCATGGCCTCGCGCACGAGGTCGGTTCCCTGGAGATCGGCAAGCTCGCCGACATCGTGCTCTGGCGCCCGCCGTTCTTCGGGGCGAAACCGCAGATGGTCCTGAAGGCCGGCTTCCCGGCCTACGGCGTCACGGGCGACCCGAACGCCGCCACCGACACCTGCGAGCCCTTGGTGCTCGGCCCGCTGTTCGGCGCCCATGGGGCCGCGCCGGCCGAACTCTCCGTCGCCTTCGTCAGCCGCGCCGCCGCCGAGTCGGGATCGTTCGGCTCGCCGTACGACACGCTGGGCACCCGGCGCAGGCGTGTGGCCGTACGGGGGACCCGTGGCATCGGCCCGGCCGACCTGGTGCACAACGCCAGGCTCGGGCAGGTGGACGTCGATCCGCGCAGCGGCCTCGTCACGCTCGACGGCACCCCCATGCGCTCCGAGCCCGCGCAGGACGTCTCCCTGAGCCGCCTGTACTTCCTCTGA
- a CDS encoding agmatine deiminase family protein, with protein MTAFRMPAEWSPHEGCLMAWPVREDLWDSVLDDVKEEYANVARAIAEFEPVTMVAPAGHGDEARTRCGRQITVVELAQDDSWFRDSAPLFVLDGDGNRAGVDFRFNAWGRKHHPYDSDDRVSALLLEHLRVERVHSDMILEGGAITVDGEGTLITTEQCLLHPNRNPGMNRDEIEAELKARLGVTKVVWLPYGGLLDTETDGHVDGVCAFAAPGKVVVSLPDDPAHPDYARMRANRAVLEATTDAQGRPFEIVDIPQTAFGDMPDGRVEVSYLNYYVANGGVVVPIAGLPQDDEALAVLAEAYPGRKVVGVPALAIAFGGGGVHCITQQIPAPAAPVTPATA; from the coding sequence ATGACCGCATTCCGTATGCCTGCCGAGTGGTCCCCGCACGAGGGGTGCCTGATGGCCTGGCCCGTCCGCGAGGACCTGTGGGACAGCGTGCTGGACGACGTCAAGGAGGAGTACGCGAACGTCGCCCGGGCGATCGCCGAGTTCGAGCCGGTGACCATGGTCGCCCCGGCCGGCCACGGCGACGAGGCGCGGACGAGGTGCGGCCGGCAGATCACCGTCGTGGAGCTGGCGCAGGACGACTCGTGGTTCCGTGACTCCGCCCCGCTCTTCGTGCTCGACGGCGACGGAAACCGCGCCGGGGTGGACTTCCGCTTCAACGCCTGGGGCCGCAAGCACCACCCGTACGACTCCGACGACCGGGTCAGCGCCCTGCTCCTGGAGCACCTCCGCGTCGAGCGCGTCCACTCCGACATGATCCTCGAAGGCGGGGCGATCACGGTCGACGGCGAAGGCACGCTGATCACCACCGAGCAGTGCCTGCTCCACCCCAACCGGAACCCCGGAATGAACCGGGACGAGATCGAGGCGGAGCTGAAGGCCCGGCTCGGCGTCACCAAGGTGGTGTGGCTTCCGTACGGAGGGCTGCTGGACACGGAGACCGACGGGCACGTCGACGGCGTCTGCGCCTTCGCCGCCCCCGGCAAGGTCGTCGTCTCCCTGCCCGACGACCCCGCACACCCCGACTACGCCCGGATGCGCGCCAACCGCGCCGTCCTGGAAGCCACCACCGACGCCCAGGGCCGGCCGTTCGAGATCGTCGACATCCCGCAGACCGCCTTCGGTGACATGCCCGACGGCCGGGTCGAGGTGTCGTACCTGAACTACTACGTGGCCAACGGCGGCGTGGTCGTCCCGATCGCCGGACTGCCCCAGGACGACGAAGCGCTCGCCGTCCTCGCCGAGGCCTACCCCGGTCGCAAGGTCGTCGGGGTGCCGGCGCTCGCGATCGCCTTCGGCGGCGGCGGGGTCCACTGCATCACCCAGCAGATCCCCGCACCCGCCGCACCCGTCACCCCCGCCACCGCCTGA
- a CDS encoding ABC transporter substrate-binding protein: protein MTPPQPLGSRRPRGRIAATAVALTSLAALAACSGPPKGAGDTGAEVKLSATTPKARGEIDSFTWAVYAEPPTLDYTVAFDYPQNTILSNVCESLMRWTPGLTLEPGLARKASNPDPTTWVYDLRPGVRFHDGKVMTADDVVHSLGRQRDPDNAAAWAQNFQNVASIGKAGPLQVTVKLKKPDSQFPQYMATAAGVVASKSGVEAAGKDYGTSGGLACTGPFELGTWSKGQSIELERFDGYWGTKAKAKKAVFRVLTDPSARTNAMLSGDVDGGYLIPTESYGRLRDSGLGTLYFGEGLSTVNVNITDMKGPLGDLRVRQALSLALDRSGFVKAGLGGAGTVTNSLTTRAAWAGASEQTRQAAFAALPPTTQDIEKAKALVKEAGATGKTLTVATSSIGQDVSLLATAVQAAGTQIGLKISLKVIAPNAFTALFTDPEARKGIDMFPLTYYDSITDPLDLLTNFKTGAYMNFSGYSDKRYDALVDQATAVYEPDQRMKIEAELQKHAAEQLLWIPVAEWPTAVFLNKKITGAPTTIAYMYYPWAADVGAAE from the coding sequence ATGACCCCACCCCAGCCCCTCGGCAGCAGACGACCCCGCGGCAGGATCGCCGCGACAGCGGTCGCCCTGACCTCCCTCGCGGCCCTCGCGGCCTGCTCCGGCCCGCCCAAGGGCGCGGGCGACACCGGCGCCGAGGTCAAGCTCTCCGCCACCACGCCGAAGGCCCGCGGCGAGATCGACTCCTTCACCTGGGCCGTCTACGCCGAGCCTCCCACCCTCGACTACACGGTCGCCTTCGACTATCCGCAGAACACGATCCTCTCCAACGTGTGCGAGAGCCTCATGCGCTGGACGCCGGGGCTCACCCTTGAGCCGGGTCTGGCGCGGAAGGCGTCGAACCCGGACCCCACCACCTGGGTCTACGACCTGCGGCCCGGCGTGCGCTTCCACGACGGCAAGGTGATGACCGCCGACGACGTGGTCCACAGCCTGGGCCGGCAGCGGGACCCGGACAACGCCGCCGCCTGGGCACAGAACTTCCAGAACGTCGCCTCCATCGGGAAGGCCGGACCGCTCCAGGTCACCGTCAAGCTCAAGAAGCCCGACTCGCAGTTCCCCCAGTACATGGCGACCGCCGCCGGAGTGGTCGCCTCCAAGTCCGGCGTCGAGGCGGCGGGCAAGGACTACGGCACGAGCGGCGGCCTCGCCTGCACCGGCCCGTTCGAACTCGGCACGTGGAGCAAGGGCCAGTCGATCGAGCTGGAGCGTTTCGACGGCTACTGGGGCACCAAGGCCAAGGCCAAGAAGGCCGTCTTCCGCGTCCTGACCGACCCCTCGGCCCGTACCAATGCCATGCTCAGCGGAGACGTCGACGGCGGCTACCTGATCCCCACCGAGAGCTACGGACGCCTCCGCGACAGCGGCCTCGGCACCCTGTACTTCGGCGAAGGCCTCAGCACGGTCAACGTCAACATCACCGACATGAAGGGCCCGCTCGGCGACCTCCGCGTCCGGCAGGCCCTGTCCCTCGCCTTGGACCGGTCCGGGTTCGTGAAGGCCGGACTCGGCGGCGCGGGCACCGTCACCAACTCCCTCACCACCCGCGCAGCCTGGGCCGGAGCCTCGGAGCAGACCCGTCAGGCCGCCTTCGCCGCGCTGCCGCCCACCACACAGGACATCGAAAAGGCCAAGGCGCTCGTCAAGGAGGCCGGTGCCACCGGCAAGACCCTGACCGTCGCCACCAGCTCCATCGGCCAGGACGTCTCGCTCCTCGCCACCGCGGTCCAGGCGGCCGGCACCCAGATCGGCCTGAAGATCAGCCTCAAGGTCATCGCCCCGAACGCCTTCACCGCCCTGTTCACGGACCCCGAGGCCCGTAAGGGCATCGACATGTTCCCGCTCACCTACTACGACTCCATCACCGACCCGCTGGACCTGCTGACGAACTTCAAGACCGGCGCCTACATGAACTTCTCCGGCTACAGCGACAAGCGCTACGACGCCCTCGTCGACCAGGCCACCGCCGTCTACGAGCCGGACCAGCGGATGAAGATCGAGGCCGAACTGCAGAAGCACGCCGCCGAGCAGCTCCTGTGGATACCGGTCGCCGAGTGGCCCACCGCCGTCTTCCTCAACAAGAAGATCACCGGCGCCCCCACCACCATCGCCTACATGTACTACCCGTGGGCCGCCGACGTGGGGGCCGCGGAGTGA